The proteins below are encoded in one region of Clostridium pasteurianum DSM 525 = ATCC 6013:
- a CDS encoding Uma2 family endonuclease, translating to MEPIRNVFITPKQFEEIQSKYDGICEYLNGEILFSSRTSQRHNRIVRKILSKLDAYFDGSECEPFSEQIEVIFKNENEQYNFLPDIFVMCKDAKTLGESFISSPKVIFEVVSEKYSDNDYFIKARIYQKFGVLEYNIVEPSGAITQYTLVNGAYGTPKVFSSKDIYTSTVYKDLKIELENIFHKGIGQ from the coding sequence ATGGAACCTATTAGGAATGTGTTTATTACACCAAAACAATTTGAAGAAATTCAAAGTAAATATGATGGTATTTGTGAATATCTAAATGGGGAGATATTATTTAGCTCAAGGACATCTCAAAGACATAATAGAATAGTAAGAAAGATATTATCAAAGTTAGATGCTTATTTTGATGGAAGTGAATGTGAACCTTTTTCAGAGCAAATAGAAGTTATATTTAAAAATGAAAATGAACAATATAATTTTTTACCTGATATTTTTGTTATGTGTAAGGATGCTAAAACCTTAGGTGAAAGCTTTATTTCATCACCCAAAGTGATTTTTGAAGTGGTATCTGAAAAATATTCTGATAATGATTATTTTATTAAGGCACGTATATATCAGAAATTTGGGGTACTAGAATATAATATAGTAGAACCAAGTGGAGCAATAACTCAATACACTTTAGTCAATGGAGCTTATGGAACTCCAAAAGTATTTTCTTCTAAAGATATATATACAAGTACAGTTTATAAAGATTTAAAAATTGAACTTGAAAATATATTTCATAAAGGGATTGGACAATAA
- a CDS encoding DUF3990 domain-containing protein: MILYHGSNVLVEKPIFIRANRTLDFGHGFYTTTSKEQAYKWAKIKSRRENSDKGFISIYQLEDDLLKKISLNVRIFRGASKSWLKFVLDNRMKEGYTHQFDIVKGCVADDRVYACLNAFENKFMDFETAIKELRTYKLDDQVSFHTGEALKYLKFINYEEV; encoded by the coding sequence ATGATACTCTATCATGGTAGTAATGTATTAGTAGAAAAACCTATCTTTATAAGAGCCAATAGAACATTAGATTTTGGACATGGATTTTATACCACAACAAGTAAAGAACAGGCATATAAATGGGCAAAAATTAAAAGTAGAAGAGAGAATTCAGATAAAGGTTTTATAAGTATATATCAATTAGAAGACGATTTGTTAAAAAAGATTAGTCTTAATGTCAGAATATTTAGAGGAGCTAGTAAGAGTTGGCTTAAATTTGTATTAGATAATAGAATGAAAGAAGGATATACACATCAATTTGATATAGTAAAGGGGTGTGTAGCAGATGATAGGGTATATGCGTGTTTAAATGCCTTTGAAAACAAATTTATGGATTTCGAAACGGCAATTAAAGAACTTAGAACTTATAAGTTAGATGATCAAGTTTCTTTTCATACAGGGGAAGCTTTAAAATACCTAAAATTTATTAATTATGAGGAAGTGTAG
- a CDS encoding type II toxin-antitoxin system RelE family toxin translates to MNLYNKRFEIRFHPDAAKEYQALDNSVIGIVNNAIDDLELRADEVGTPLRNNQSTKLAGCKEKKLRTAGIRIVFRVTDEKVDILRIVYILTIEKRSRDFVFKVAHKRNITAKKIPKQKLSKYLESCKSWNDFNKK, encoded by the coding sequence GTGAATTTATATAATAAAAGATTTGAGATAAGATTTCATCCTGATGCTGCTAAGGAGTACCAAGCTTTAGACAATTCAGTAATAGGAATTGTTAATAATGCAATTGACGATTTAGAATTAAGAGCAGATGAAGTTGGTACTCCACTAAGAAATAATCAATCTACCAAATTAGCTGGATGCAAAGAAAAAAAGCTTAGAACTGCAGGTATAAGAATAGTTTTTAGGGTTACTGATGAGAAAGTAGATATTCTTCGTATAGTGTATATTTTAACCATTGAAAAAAGAAGTAGAGATTTTGTATTTAAAGTTGCTCATAAAAGAAATATTACGGCTAAAAAAATTCCCAAACAAAAACTAAGTAAATATTTAGAATCATGCAAATCATGGAATGATTTTAATAAAAAATAG
- a CDS encoding Tn3 family transposase, with amino-acid sequence MILVLVKTNDSSKSNSMLGKQIREIINENGGTEVLLTECDNVSSYNGNNYLPLLWKFYKSYRKALFRLIKLLEIQPATQDQSLINALKFLITNKDKRIELLPFALDLDFVNAQWQNTVTAKEGENTFLVRRHLEICIFYHLALGLKTGDLCINTSENFADYRNQLLSWEECEPLVSDFCQEMNFKDNPVEFVSNLKSLLKEKALEVDKNYHNNGSISINEKGEVVLNRTKAKGISKSAVDLQNDIYECLPERDVIEILCNVEHWLNWTRHFGPLSGSDPKLENAVERYVTLVFGYGCNLGPTETSRHMKSSVTPHMLSFVNRRHVTVNKLDEAIKDIINLYNKCYIPKLWGNNKVAAVDGTMRELYKENLVSEYHIRYGGNGGISYNHISDTYIALFSHFVPCGVWEAVYIIDGLMNNKSDIQPDTIHGDTQAQSTPVFALTYLLGIKLMPRIRNWKDLKFYRVDKNHKYKNIDSLFSDVIDWKLIETHWKDMLQVVLSIKAGKIVSSTLLRKLNNYSHKNKLYQSFRELGRVIRTIFLLEYISNIEMRTQITSTTNKVESYNGFSKFFAFGGEGVITENDPDEQEKRIKYNNLVSNAVILQNVADITYILKQLLANGVKFTKSDVAALSPYITKHIKRFGDYVIDLGNIPESIDMGISIP; translated from the coding sequence TTGATTTTAGTACTTGTAAAAACAAATGATAGCTCTAAGAGCAATTCAATGCTTGGAAAACAAATTAGAGAAATAATAAATGAAAATGGTGGTACGGAAGTACTTCTTACAGAATGTGATAATGTTTCTTCTTACAATGGAAATAATTATTTGCCGTTGTTATGGAAATTTTATAAAAGCTATAGGAAGGCACTATTTAGATTAATAAAACTTCTTGAAATTCAACCAGCTACACAAGATCAATCTTTAATTAATGCTCTAAAATTCCTAATTACTAATAAAGACAAGCGCATTGAACTATTGCCTTTTGCACTAGATTTAGATTTTGTAAACGCTCAATGGCAAAATACTGTTACAGCAAAAGAAGGTGAAAATACATTTTTAGTTAGAAGACACCTTGAAATATGTATTTTCTATCACTTGGCATTGGGACTTAAAACTGGAGACTTATGTATTAATACTTCTGAAAATTTTGCTGATTACAGAAATCAGCTTTTATCTTGGGAAGAATGTGAACCTTTAGTTTCTGATTTTTGCCAAGAGATGAATTTCAAAGACAATCCAGTTGAATTTGTATCAAACTTAAAGTCATTACTAAAAGAAAAGGCTCTAGAAGTAGATAAAAATTATCATAACAATGGAAGTATTTCAATTAATGAAAAAGGTGAGGTTGTTCTTAATCGTACAAAAGCAAAAGGTATCTCCAAAAGTGCTGTTGATTTGCAAAATGATATTTATGAATGCCTACCTGAACGAGATGTTATTGAAATTCTTTGCAACGTAGAGCATTGGTTAAATTGGACACGCCATTTTGGACCATTATCTGGCTCCGATCCAAAGCTTGAAAATGCAGTTGAAAGATATGTCACCTTAGTTTTTGGATATGGTTGTAATCTAGGTCCTACAGAAACATCAAGACATATGAAAAGTTCAGTAACTCCGCATATGTTATCTTTTGTAAATCGAAGGCATGTTACAGTAAATAAGTTGGATGAGGCCATTAAAGATATAATAAATTTATATAATAAATGCTATATTCCTAAATTATGGGGGAATAATAAGGTTGCTGCTGTTGATGGCACAATGCGTGAACTTTATAAAGAAAATTTAGTATCTGAATACCACATCCGTTATGGTGGAAATGGCGGTATTTCATATAATCACATTTCAGATACATATATTGCTCTATTTAGTCATTTTGTCCCATGTGGCGTATGGGAAGCAGTTTATATTATAGATGGATTAATGAATAATAAATCTGATATTCAGCCAGATACAATCCATGGAGATACCCAGGCACAGTCAACGCCTGTTTTTGCATTAACTTATTTATTGGGAATAAAGCTAATGCCACGTATTAGAAACTGGAAGGATTTAAAATTTTATCGTGTTGATAAAAATCATAAATATAAAAATATAGATTCTTTATTTAGTGATGTTATAGATTGGAAGTTAATCGAAACTCATTGGAAAGATATGCTCCAAGTAGTTTTGTCGATTAAGGCAGGGAAAATAGTCTCTTCTACACTTTTAAGAAAGTTAAATAATTATAGTCATAAAAATAAGCTATATCAATCATTTAGAGAGTTAGGGAGAGTAATCAGAACCATATTTCTTTTAGAATATATCTCTAATATTGAAATGCGTACACAAATCACTTCAACTACAAATAAAGTAGAATCGTATAATGGATTTTCTAAATTTTTTGCATTTGGTGGCGAAGGTGTTATAACAGAAAATGATCCTGATGAACAAGAAAAAAGAATTAAATATAATAACCTTGTATCTAATGCAGTAATACTTCAAAATGTTGCAGATATAACATATATATTAAAACAACTATTAGCTAATGGAGTTAAGTTTACAAAGTCAGATGTGGCTGCTCTTAGTCCATACATAACAAAGCATATAAAACGATTTGGTGATTATGTGATTGATTTAGGGAATATACCTGAGTCTATAGATATGGGTATTTCCATACCATAA
- a CDS encoding recombinase family protein gives MRSFFYARVSSKDQSLERQIFAARELGIENEYIFIEKASGKDFKRPEYQLMKRMFREDDILYIKSLDRLGRNKQMILDEWRELIQIKKINIVVLDMPLLDTRKYKDMNGLENLISELILQLLSYMAEDERKRIKERQKEGIAAAISNGVKFGRKKININDNFESIFDNWKQKKITAVEAMKLSGMKSNTFYRRAKEYELRRNTP, from the coding sequence ATGAGAAGTTTTTTCTACGCAAGAGTAAGCAGTAAAGATCAATCTCTAGAAAGACAAATTTTCGCAGCTAGAGAATTGGGAATAGAAAATGAATATATATTTATTGAAAAAGCTAGTGGAAAAGACTTTAAAAGACCTGAATATCAATTGATGAAACGTATGTTTCGAGAAGATGATATTTTGTATATTAAATCTTTAGATAGATTAGGTAGAAATAAACAAATGATATTAGATGAATGGCGAGAGCTTATACAAATAAAGAAAATAAATATCGTGGTTTTAGATATGCCTTTATTAGATACAAGAAAATATAAAGATATGAATGGATTAGAAAATTTAATTTCGGAATTAATACTTCAACTATTAAGTTATATGGCTGAAGATGAACGTAAAAGAATAAAGGAAAGACAAAAAGAAGGTATTGCAGCTGCAATTAGCAATGGAGTCAAATTTGGTAGAAAAAAAATAAACATTAATGATAATTTTGAATCAATATTTGATAATTGGAAACAAAAGAAGATAACTGCAGTAGAAGCCATGAAACTATCTGGAATGAAAAGTAATACTTTTTATAGAAGAGCAAAGGAATATGAATTAAGGAGGAACACACCTTGA
- a CDS encoding DUF3791 domain-containing protein gives MAHLNKDEKIIEFVSFCIENFKIKYNMKGKDVANLFSESGVIDFLMESYDLLHTQGADYILSEIQLFLENRGYKL, from the coding sequence ATGGCACATTTAAATAAGGATGAAAAAATAATAGAGTTTGTATCGTTTTGCATAGAGAATTTTAAAATTAAATATAATATGAAAGGTAAAGATGTAGCTAATTTATTTAGTGAAAGTGGAGTTATTGATTTCTTGATGGAAAGTTATGATTTACTTCATACACAGGGAGCAGATTATATTTTATCTGAAATTCAATTATTTTTAGAGAATAGGGGTTATAAACTATGA
- a CDS encoding DUF4158 domain-containing protein, whose product MTTIERTAYPRFDKNINSKGIIKIYTPNHEEFELAHRIAKGQGQILNFIVMLKSFQRLGYFPKADDVPVEIIKYISSQLKIPLNTEFDLPERTRYRYKISIRKYLNVTEFGATARNVVTEATYKAAQVMNNPADLINVAIETLIKERFELPAFSTLNRLVRHIRALVNSKIYENILSQLNDDKTAQLDRLLIIESSKNYSMFNYLKELPKAPKINHLKSLEDTYQLILSMGDVENLIQDIPLAKIKHFASEAKALDAAEMNKLSDSKRYTLILSLIYMSKVKTRDNLVEMFLKCIRKIQNKGKDELKKIQEKIVQKQKI is encoded by the coding sequence TTGACAACTATTGAACGTACTGCTTATCCTCGATTTGATAAGAATATTAATTCAAAAGGAATTATAAAAATATATACTCCAAATCATGAAGAGTTTGAATTAGCTCATAGAATAGCAAAAGGTCAAGGTCAAATTCTTAATTTTATTGTTATGCTTAAATCATTTCAACGATTAGGGTATTTTCCTAAAGCCGATGATGTGCCAGTAGAGATTATAAAATATATTTCATCACAATTAAAGATACCATTAAATACAGAATTTGATTTGCCAGAGAGAACACGTTATAGATATAAAATTTCTATTAGGAAATATTTGAATGTAACTGAATTTGGAGCAACTGCAAGAAATGTGGTTACAGAAGCAACATATAAAGCTGCACAAGTTATGAATAATCCAGCTGATCTTATAAATGTGGCAATTGAAACTTTAATTAAAGAGAGGTTTGAGCTTCCTGCATTTAGTACATTGAATCGCTTAGTTCGTCATATTCGTGCATTGGTTAATTCAAAAATTTATGAAAATATATTGAGCCAGTTAAATGATGATAAAACAGCTCAATTAGATAGATTATTAATTATTGAAAGCTCAAAAAATTATTCTATGTTTAATTATTTGAAAGAGCTTCCAAAAGCTCCAAAAATTAATCATCTTAAATCGTTGGAAGATACATATCAGTTAATTTTATCTATGGGTGATGTTGAAAATTTAATTCAAGATATCCCATTGGCTAAAATTAAACACTTTGCATCTGAAGCTAAAGCTCTTGATGCTGCTGAAATGAATAAGCTATCTGATAGTAAGAGATATACTTTGATTTTAAGTTTAATATATATGTCAAAGGTTAAGACCCGAGATAACTTGGTAGAAATGTTTTTAAAGTGTATTCGTAAAATTCAAAATAAAGGTAAAGACGAACTAAAAAAAATTCAAGAAAAAATCGTGCAAAAACAGAAAATTTGA
- a CDS encoding InlB B-repeat-containing protein, whose amino-acid sequence MKKGFKSIFSFFMCSALFLTTFISTSPVITKAETISTFTREDFINGEFGNTDNGLELLKKDGDNAAITSTYSEKFSYEADVNLEDGPSAALIFGVANKDNPSSGVWYGVNINKTEGYSYAENDKVTGVIRMFKVVPGQDLGINEAVPLTEAQKAKNTFHYKVTVDSNKNIKFYLDGNLVFVKNDPSWTGGNAGLLTFNTKATFSNIKFSDSPVDNDENGFSTNLTNITGLKGTWIKTNEGLFSQGRGDSFAISDTTGSDFIYQTDVTLPSVGAASIVFRSNDNGSDSYVANVDSGAGMGKLFKFQNGSATVFKEFKIPSKSTYNLKVKAIGSHVDYYIDNNLVGSFDDSSFSSGKFGLLNYSASEIYQNLNKTDINAATYPKLTDLKIEGVNLSPSFSENVFNYNANTEYTVDKIKLKLSAVNASSVKVRVLDSKGIEVFNKDLQNNTFNEIAIPVGLNKVYVTAKDNEDNERTYLINLKRALDPTSYYSEEFRPQFHYSPKENWLNDPNGMVYYEGEYHLFYQYYPYGKEWGPMHWGHAVTKDLIHWTELPIALYPDDIGAIFSGSAVVDENNTTGFFTNTSEKKGLVAIYTTDNSGIQQQNVAYSTDKGRTWIKYTGNPVLKTSDDPLNNGAFRDPKVFWDEDAKKWIMVVAGGPLRFFSSSDLKNWKAEAMQPEIETECPDFLRMKVEGTNEYKWVLSGGGRFYMIGDFKEVNGKLTFVPEADKISMNFGRDSYAGQTYNNTPDGRVIMINWMNTWDNYCKAVSAITEPFNGNFNLQLELKLKKNLQGQIKLIQEPIKEYDSLRLAPTVIENATVGSTGNVLQGITGKQTEIVAEFTPGAATTDVGFKLRVGNNQETVVNYNIATKKVSIDRSKSGKIPTENGNRYYESDLFKAVETGDMSMTSDGKIKLKIYLDWASIEVFGNEGEVTGASLIFPDSSSTAMETYSKGEDSKANITLYPMDSIWKSSSSSLSVKAVDSANNNKLLKDAEFKLYDANGNAIGTDNIKTDSKGQVSINNLAPAEYVLKQVKAPKAYNLEESFSQKIDLTKGNQSVDVNFVKAANPEKEAYKVVFKDYDGTVLSEQEVKSGKSAKAPKKPVREGYDFTGWDKSFHKVTEDLVVTAVYKVKTYTVIFKDYKGKTIGKAQTVEYGSAAKAPEAPAREGYTFTGWNKDFSNVKKNLEVKAEYKINSYTVVFKDYNGEIIGKPQTVEYGKSAKAPKAPRRPGYVFTGWDKNFNNVKGDLEVKATYHKVNAWSGVFYRNIWTWIISIF is encoded by the coding sequence ATGAAAAAAGGCTTTAAAAGCATATTTAGTTTCTTCATGTGCTCAGCTTTATTTTTAACTACTTTTATTAGCACTTCGCCTGTGATCACCAAGGCGGAGACAATTTCTACCTTTACAAGGGAAGATTTTATAAATGGTGAATTTGGAAATACAGATAATGGACTGGAACTTTTGAAAAAAGATGGAGACAATGCTGCCATTACTAGTACATACTCTGAAAAATTCAGCTATGAAGCAGATGTGAATCTTGAAGATGGACCTTCAGCTGCTTTAATATTCGGAGTGGCAAATAAGGACAACCCTTCTAGTGGAGTTTGGTATGGTGTAAATATAAATAAAACAGAGGGATATTCCTATGCTGAAAATGATAAGGTTACTGGTGTAATAAGGATGTTTAAGGTGGTACCTGGACAAGACCTTGGAATTAATGAAGCAGTACCTCTTACAGAAGCTCAAAAGGCAAAGAATACTTTTCACTACAAAGTAACTGTGGATAGTAATAAGAATATAAAGTTCTATTTGGATGGAAATCTTGTATTTGTGAAGAATGATCCTTCCTGGACTGGAGGAAATGCAGGACTTTTAACCTTTAACACTAAAGCAACTTTCAGTAATATAAAATTTAGTGACAGCCCAGTAGATAATGATGAAAATGGATTTTCAACTAATCTTACAAATATAACTGGACTTAAGGGTACCTGGATTAAGACTAATGAAGGACTTTTTTCTCAGGGAAGAGGGGATAGTTTTGCTATATCTGATACCACTGGATCAGATTTTATCTATCAGACGGATGTAACTTTACCTTCTGTAGGAGCAGCTTCAATAGTATTCAGGTCCAATGATAACGGTTCCGATTCCTATGTGGCAAATGTGGACAGTGGTGCCGGTATGGGAAAACTGTTTAAGTTCCAAAATGGTTCAGCTACGGTTTTTAAGGAATTCAAAATACCTTCAAAAAGTACTTATAATCTAAAGGTTAAAGCCATAGGGTCTCATGTGGATTACTATATTGACAATAACCTTGTGGGAAGTTTTGATGACAGTTCCTTTAGCTCAGGTAAATTTGGACTTTTGAATTACAGTGCCTCTGAGATATATCAAAATCTAAACAAAACTGATATAAATGCAGCCACTTATCCTAAATTGACAGATCTTAAGATTGAAGGGGTAAATTTATCCCCAAGCTTTAGTGAAAATGTATTTAATTATAATGCTAATACAGAATATACTGTGGATAAGATAAAATTAAAGCTTTCTGCGGTTAATGCTTCTTCTGTAAAGGTAAGAGTCTTAGACAGCAAGGGAATTGAAGTTTTTAATAAAGACCTGCAGAACAATACTTTTAATGAAATAGCTATTCCTGTAGGATTAAATAAGGTCTATGTAACGGCTAAGGATAATGAAGACAATGAAAGAACCTATTTAATAAATCTTAAGAGAGCATTAGATCCAACTTCATATTATTCAGAAGAATTCAGACCACAATTTCACTATTCACCAAAGGAAAACTGGCTGAATGATCCAAATGGCATGGTGTATTATGAGGGAGAATATCATCTATTCTATCAATATTATCCCTATGGTAAAGAATGGGGACCTATGCATTGGGGACATGCTGTAACTAAGGATTTAATTCACTGGACGGAGCTTCCTATTGCCCTATATCCAGATGATATTGGGGCTATATTTTCCGGTTCCGCAGTGGTAGATGAAAACAATACTACCGGGTTCTTTACCAATACTTCAGAGAAAAAGGGACTAGTGGCAATTTATACTACAGATAACAGCGGTATTCAGCAGCAGAATGTTGCCTACAGTACAGATAAGGGTAGAACCTGGATAAAATATACTGGAAATCCTGTTTTGAAGACCAGTGATGATCCTCTTAATAATGGCGCTTTCAGAGATCCTAAGGTATTCTGGGATGAAGACGCCAAGAAGTGGATTATGGTAGTTGCGGGAGGACCCTTAAGATTTTTCTCCTCTTCAGATCTTAAAAACTGGAAGGCAGAAGCAATGCAGCCGGAAATCGAAACAGAATGTCCTGATTTTCTAAGAATGAAGGTAGAGGGAACCAATGAATATAAATGGGTACTCAGTGGAGGCGGAAGATTCTACATGATTGGTGACTTCAAGGAGGTAAATGGTAAATTAACTTTTGTACCTGAAGCAGATAAAATTTCAATGAATTTCGGAAGGGATTCCTATGCAGGACAAACTTATAACAATACTCCTGATGGCAGGGTAATTATGATTAACTGGATGAATACCTGGGACAATTATTGCAAGGCAGTATCAGCTATTACAGAGCCTTTCAACGGTAATTTCAATCTGCAGCTTGAGTTAAAGTTAAAGAAAAATCTTCAAGGACAGATAAAATTGATTCAGGAGCCTATAAAAGAATATGACAGCCTGCGTTTAGCACCTACAGTAATAGAAAATGCTACAGTGGGCAGTACAGGTAATGTACTTCAAGGAATTACAGGAAAACAGACTGAAATTGTTGCTGAATTTACTCCAGGGGCGGCTACTACAGATGTAGGCTTTAAGCTGAGAGTGGGTAACAATCAGGAAACCGTTGTAAACTATAATATAGCAACTAAAAAGGTATCCATAGATAGAAGCAAATCTGGAAAGATACCTACTGAAAATGGCAACAGATACTATGAAAGTGATCTGTTTAAGGCAGTGGAAACAGGAGATATGTCCATGACTTCTGATGGAAAAATCAAGCTTAAAATCTATCTTGATTGGGCTTCTATAGAGGTATTTGGAAATGAGGGAGAAGTGACAGGAGCTTCACTTATATTCCCAGACAGCAGCAGTACAGCTATGGAAACCTATTCAAAGGGAGAAGATTCAAAAGCAAATATCACTCTATATCCTATGGATAGTATTTGGAAAAGCAGCAGTTCTTCATTATCAGTAAAAGCTGTGGATTCTGCTAACAACAATAAATTATTAAAAGATGCAGAATTTAAGCTATATGATGCTAATGGAAATGCTATAGGAACTGATAATATTAAAACTGACTCAAAAGGACAAGTTTCTATAAATAATCTAGCACCAGCAGAGTATGTCTTAAAACAGGTGAAGGCACCAAAGGCATATAATCTGGAGGAAAGCTTTAGTCAGAAGATAGATTTAACAAAAGGTAACCAGAGTGTAGATGTAAATTTTGTTAAGGCAGCAAACCCTGAAAAGGAAGCTTACAAAGTGGTATTTAAAGATTATGATGGAACTGTGTTAAGTGAGCAGGAAGTAAAAAGCGGAAAGTCTGCAAAGGCCCCAAAGAAGCCAGTTAGAGAGGGTTATGACTTTACAGGCTGGGATAAATCCTTTCACAAGGTTACAGAAGACTTAGTAGTAACAGCTGTATACAAAGTAAAAACCTATACAGTGATTTTTAAAGATTATAAGGGAAAAACTATAGGAAAGGCTCAAACTGTAGAGTATGGAAGTGCAGCAAAAGCACCAGAGGCTCCAGCAAGAGAAGGCTATACCTTTACAGGCTGGAATAAGGACTTTAGTAATGTTAAGAAAAACTTGGAGGTAAAAGCTGAGTATAAGATAAACAGTTATACAGTAGTTTTTAAGGATTATAATGGAGAGATTATAGGAAAACCCCAGACTGTAGAATATGGAAAATCTGCAAAGGCACCAAAAGCTCCAAGGAGACCAGGATATGTATTTACTGGATGGGACAAGAATTTCAATAATGTTAAAGGAGACTTGGAAGTAAAAGCAACTTACCATAAAGTTAATGCATGGTCTGGAGTGTTCTACAGAAATATTTGGACATGGATAATAAGCATTTTCTAG